In Nilaparvata lugens isolate BPH chromosome 5, ASM1435652v1, whole genome shotgun sequence, the following proteins share a genomic window:
- the LOC111051087 gene encoding myelin expression factor 2: protein MSEPEIKRDRDDEKSRDRARRGDRQSSGRGGNAGGGSGGGGRERSRDRKSGGGGDKRVYISNIAYEYTWQELKDLFRQEVGDVSFVKLFVDENDKPRGCGIVEFDTPELAKKAVQRMHRYTLKDRKLVVREDNDVERDKCGRPITGNNRNNSSSNNNDRGGRNDQRSNNRNDDRAPWSGGGVGGGLGGALASLGASSNSLGGGNNSIGGEKWGNMYGLSPQFLEYLCINGPLVNAVFVANLDFKVDQKKLKEVFKLAGRVERCELSVDKDGKSRGFGVVEYSHPVEAVQAISMLHNQMLFDRRITVRLDRADKDPQQKLPQGLKGLGMGLGSNGAPLKDVANNLPSLQTFNNNLSSMMQNIASAGVPSPFAALVTPKRCIPLTIDSTARRPLGGVGGAAGIASLMGSGPGGAGAGDLSAALAGGNSAFGGGGGLGNSFGGGNQLSSQNNFLRESSLSHNFDGPGNSIGGRMSSGNDFDNMQGLSGGLNSQNSDYTRRSNLGSLNQNSGNSSNNMTDAVLVRNLPPNVTWQQLKDKFSDAGNVTYAELRGKDTGLVQFASQWEANRAINNFDRIRWDGRSLEVRFY, encoded by the exons ATGAGTGAGCCCGAAATTAAAAGAGACAG AGACGACGAGAAAAGCAGGGACAGGGCGAGGAGAGGAGACAGACAAAGCAGTGGCCGTGGAGGAAATGCGGGTGGGGGTAGTGGAGGGGGTGGCCGAGAACGCAGTCGCGACAGGAAGTCGGGAGGCGGTGGAGATAAACGCGTCTACATATCCAACATTGCCTACGAGTATACCTGGCAAGAGCTGAAGGATCTCTTCAGACAAGAAGTTGGCGATGTGTCGTTTGTCAAACTGTTTGTTGACGAGAATGACAAGCCGCGTGGCTGTGGAATCGTCGAGTTCGACACACCCGAACTGGCCAAGAAGGCTGTGCAGAGAATGCACAGGTACACGCTCAAAGACCGCAAATTGGTTGTCAGAGAG GACAATGATGTCGAGAGAGACAAGTGTGGTCGGCCGATCACCGGCAATAACCGAAACAACAGTAGCAGCAACAACAACGACCGAGGAGGCAGAAACGACCAGCGTTCCAACAACAGAAACGACGACCGAGCGCCTTGGTCGGGTGGCGGAGTTGGCGGTGGTCTAGGCGGCGCCCTTGCCAGCCTAGGCGCCAGCTCCAACAGCCTGGGCGGCGGCAACAATTCGATTGGTGGCGAGAAGTGGGGCAACATGTATGGCCTCAGCCCGCAATTCCTCGAGTACCTCTGCATCAACGGCCCACTCGTCAACGCTGTATTTGTCGCTAAT TTGGACTTCAAAGTAGACCAAAAGAAGTTGAAGGAAGTTTTCAAGCTGGCAGGTCGCGTGGAGCGGTGCGAGCTGAGCGTGGACAAGGACGGCAAGAGCCGTGGCTTTGGGGTGGTGGAGTACTCGCACCCCGTGGAGGCGGTGCAGGCCATCTCGATGCTGCACAACCAGATGCTGTTCGATCGCCGCATCACCGTCAGACTGGACCGTGCCGACAAGGACCCGCAGCAGAAGCTGCCTCAGGGCCTCAAGGGTCTCGGCATGGGACTCGGCAGCAACGGCGCGCCCCTTAAGGATGTTGCCA ATAACCTGCCTTCTCTTCAGACTTTTAACAACAACTTGAGCAGTATGATGCAGAACATTGCTTCAGCAGGTGTGCCATCACCATTTGCTGCGTTAG TTACACCAAAAAGGTGTATA ccgttgaccatagattctactgcCAGGCGACCAC TTGGTGGAGTTGGCGGGGCAGCGGGCATTGCCAGCCTGATGGGCAGCGGGCCGGGCGGCGCGGGGGCGGGTGACTTGTCGGCAGCACTGGCAGGCGGCAACTCTGCGTTCGGCGGAGGCGGTGGCCTGGGAAACAGCTTCGGAGGTGGCAACCAACTCAGCTCGCAAAACAACTTCCTCAGAGAGTCCAGTCTTTCTCACAATTTTGACG GACCAGGAAACAGCATTGGTGGTCGCATGAGTAGTGGCAATGATTTCGATAATATGCAAGGGTTATCTGGCGGCTTGAATAGTCAGAACAGTGACTACACCCGCCGTTCTAATTTGGGCAGCTTGAACCAAAACTCCGGCAATTCATCCAATAATATGACCGATGCTGTCCTTGTCAGAAAT TTGCCTCCAAACGTGACATGGCAGCAACTGAAGGATAAGTTCAGTGATGCCGGCAACGTGACTTATGCCGAGCTGAGAGGCAAGGACACCGGTCTCGTGCAGTTTGCTTCACAGTGGGAAGCCAATCGAGCTATCA ACAACTTTGACCGAATACGCTGGGATGGACGCAGCCTTGAGGTGCGCTTCTACTGA